The window TGGCCTTGAACATCATGTCCTGCAGGCCGACCACCGAGATCAGCGCGGTGGCCTTGACCAGCACCAGCCAGTTGTTGGTGAAGCCGGGGATGGCCAGGCGGATCATCTGCGGCACCTGGATGCGGAAGAACACCTGAAGCCCGCTCATACCGTAGGCGAAGCCAGCCTCGCCCTGCCCTTTCGGGATGGCCATGAAGGCGCCACGGAAGGTCTCGGAGAGGTAGGCGCCGAAGATGAAGCCCAGGGTGCCGACGCCGGAGGCGAAGGGATTGAGGTCGATGTAGTCCTCATAGCCGACCATGGGCGCAACCCAGTTCACCGCTGCCTGGCCGCCGTAGAAGATCAGCAGGATCAGCACCAGGTCCGGTACGCCGCGGATCACGGTGGCATAGAGGTCGCCGCACCAGGCCAGCCACTTTACCGGCGACAGGCGGATGGCGGCACCGAGCAGTCCCAG of the Pseudomonas sp. PSE14 genome contains:
- a CDS encoding ABC transporter permease, whose protein sequence is MFNGYGATIVDGAWLTLQLSLLSMALAIALGLLGAAIRLSPVKWLAWCGDLYATVIRGVPDLVLILLIFYGGQAAVNWVAPMVGYEDYIDLNPFASGVGTLGFIFGAYLSETFRGAFMAIPKGQGEAGFAYGMSGLQVFFRIQVPQMIRLAIPGFTNNWLVLVKATALISVVGLQDMMFKAKQASDATREPFTYFLAVAALYLVVTTVSLVLLRMLERRYSVGVKVAEL